From a single Methanomicrobium sp. W14 genomic region:
- a CDS encoding MarR family winged helix-turn-helix transcriptional regulator, whose product MNDIEELNENLMEFFDRFSSWENSVIQQGSVNVAGAHAIEKLGHNGSMSMKDLSKELGVTTGTTTVTVDRLEKGGYAVRDRPENDRRSYIIRLTEKGDEAYRVHHSHHLNLAEEIASVLSDEEVLAFIEILKKVNPEI is encoded by the coding sequence ATGAATGACATCGAGGAACTTAATGAAAACCTTATGGAATTTTTCGACAGGTTTTCATCGTGGGAGAACTCCGTAATTCAGCAGGGATCGGTAAACGTTGCAGGAGCCCATGCGATTGAAAAACTGGGGCATAACGGCAGCATGAGCATGAAGGATCTTTCAAAGGAACTTGGAGTTACAACCGGAACGACTACAGTCACAGTTGACAGGCTTGAAAAAGGCGGGTATGCAGTCCGTGACCGTCCTGAAAATGATCGCAGGTCATATATTATCAGGCTTACTGAAAAAGGAGATGAGGCTTACAGGGTTCACCACAGCCACCACTTGAACCTGGCAGAGGAAATTGCTTCTGTTTTGTCAGACGAGGAAGTCCTGGCATTTATTGAGATTTTGAAGAAGGTAAATCCTGAAATATAA
- the pdxT gene encoding pyridoxal 5'-phosphate synthase glutaminase subunit PdxT, whose protein sequence is MGIKIGVLALQGDVSEHIRSFESALENLGVSGGSNVFELRSKEAISGCDALVLPGGESTTISCLIDKNGMREVLANFRGGFFATCAGLVILAKSTDDDRVRSLGVFDVSVGRNAFGRQRESFEVPLDIDGLDKPFNAVFIRAPVVLSHGPGVSVLSKTPFGVVAVRHGKHMAFSFHPELTPDLRLHEMFLANLMN, encoded by the coding sequence GTGGGAATTAAAATAGGTGTCCTTGCGCTCCAGGGCGATGTCAGTGAGCATATACGCTCCTTTGAGTCGGCCCTTGAAAACCTGGGCGTTTCAGGAGGTTCAAATGTTTTTGAACTCCGCAGTAAAGAAGCCATTTCAGGATGCGATGCCTTGGTCCTTCCGGGCGGAGAATCTACGACAATATCCTGTCTTATCGACAAAAACGGCATGAGGGAGGTTCTGGCAAATTTCAGGGGCGGATTTTTTGCTACATGCGCCGGTTTGGTTATTCTTGCCAAATCGACTGATGACGACCGTGTGAGGTCTCTCGGTGTTTTTGATGTCTCTGTCGGAAGAAATGCATTCGGAAGGCAGAGGGAATCATTTGAGGTGCCTCTTGATATAGACGGGCTGGATAAGCCTTTCAATGCCGTATTTATACGCGCACCCGTGGTTTTGTCACATGGGCCGGGCGTGTCCGTGCTTTCAAAAACGCCTTTCGGCGTTGTTGCGGTAAGACATGGAAAACATATGGCGTTTTCATTCCATCCTGAACTTACACCGGATTTGCGCCTTCATGAGATGTTTTTGGCAAATCTTATGAATTAA